The following are encoded together in the Brevinematales bacterium genome:
- the rpiB gene encoding ribose 5-phosphate isomerase B → MKVALASDHAAFLMKEQVKIYLKDHSHEVVDFGTHSLDSMDYPDTIAPAARAVADGECERGVVMCGSGIGASIVANKIPGIRAALVLDEYSAEFSRRHNDANIIVLAGRRRPIEDMTRYLDIWFETPYDGGRHDKRIEKIAKLEAENMTSAKGAK, encoded by the coding sequence ATGAAGGTCGCTCTCGCTTCCGACCACGCCGCGTTCCTGATGAAGGAACAGGTAAAGATTTATCTCAAGGATCACAGCCACGAGGTCGTGGATTTCGGCACCCACAGTCTCGACAGTATGGACTATCCCGATACAATCGCTCCCGCCGCGCGCGCTGTGGCGGACGGGGAATGCGAACGCGGGGTGGTCATGTGCGGCTCCGGTATCGGCGCGTCGATAGTCGCGAATAAGATTCCCGGGATACGCGCCGCGCTGGTGCTCGACGAGTACTCGGCGGAGTTCTCACGCAGGCATAACGACGCTAATATCATCGTGCTCGCGGGACGCAGACGCCCGATCGAGGATATGACGCGCTATCTCGACATCTGGTTCGAAACCCCTTACGACGGTGGACGTCACGATAAACGGATCGAGAAGATCGCGAAA